The following are from one region of the Cytobacillus firmus genome:
- the ablA gene encoding lysine 2,3-aminomutase yields MKNFLYKPDRHWKDIELWKDVTEEQWNDWLWQLTNTIRTVDDLKKVINLTPEEEEGVRISAKTIPLNITPYYASLMNPDDPRCPVRMQSVPISNEIYKTKYDLEDPLHEDEDSPVPGLTHRYPDRVLFLVTNQCSMYCRYCTRRRFSGQIGMGVPKKQLDAAISYIRSAPQVRDVLISGGDGLLINDNILEYILKNLREIDHVEIIRIGTRAPVVFPQRITENLCNILKKYHPVWLNTHFNTSIEITEDSKRACEMLANAGVPVGNQSVILAGINDSVPIMKRLMHDLVKIRVRPYYIYQCDLSEGIGHFRAPVSKGLEIIEGLRGHTSGYAVPTFVVDAPGGGGKISLQPNYLISQSADKVVLRNFEGVITTYPEPENYVPGRAEGYFKEIYPDMDEKKSNVGIAALMNDQQFNLVPEGLARLDRRDKYDSDPEHISLKDKRGKRDELKEKKFNAQQTKQSPAAEAGSQAAAAKE; encoded by the coding sequence ATGAAGAACTTTTTATATAAACCGGATCGGCATTGGAAAGATATTGAGCTATGGAAAGACGTCACAGAAGAACAATGGAATGATTGGCTCTGGCAGCTGACGAACACCATTCGGACAGTTGATGATTTGAAAAAGGTGATTAATCTTACACCAGAAGAGGAGGAAGGAGTCAGGATTTCTGCAAAGACCATCCCTTTAAATATTACACCTTATTATGCTTCACTAATGAATCCGGATGACCCCCGGTGTCCGGTGAGGATGCAATCCGTCCCTATTTCAAATGAAATCTATAAAACTAAATATGATCTTGAAGATCCGCTGCATGAGGACGAAGACTCCCCAGTTCCGGGGTTAACACACCGCTACCCTGACCGGGTCTTATTTTTGGTAACAAATCAATGTTCAATGTATTGCCGTTATTGTACAAGAAGAAGATTTTCCGGACAAATCGGCATGGGTGTACCGAAAAAACAGCTGGATGCGGCGATCAGCTATATCAGGAGTGCTCCTCAGGTTCGAGATGTTCTCATTTCCGGTGGAGACGGACTTTTGATCAATGACAATATACTTGAATACATTCTGAAAAATTTACGTGAAATCGATCATGTTGAAATCATCAGAATCGGCACGAGAGCTCCAGTTGTATTTCCCCAGCGGATCACCGAGAATTTATGCAATATCCTGAAAAAGTATCATCCGGTGTGGCTAAATACACATTTTAACACTTCCATTGAAATTACCGAGGATTCTAAGCGAGCATGTGAGATGCTGGCAAATGCCGGTGTGCCTGTGGGGAATCAATCCGTCATTTTGGCAGGCATAAACGACAGCGTTCCTATTATGAAAAGACTAATGCATGACCTTGTTAAAATCCGGGTTCGTCCTTATTACATTTATCAATGTGATCTTTCTGAAGGCATTGGCCATTTCCGCGCTCCGGTTTCGAAGGGGCTTGAAATTATTGAAGGGTTGAGGGGACATACATCGGGTTATGCTGTTCCGACTTTTGTGGTCGATGCGCCTGGCGGAGGCGGGAAGATTTCACTGCAGCCGAATTATTTGATCTCGCAAAGTGCTGACAAAGTGGTCCTCCGCAATTTCGAAGGTGTAATCACCACGTATCCTGAGCCTGAAAACTATGTCCCAGGCCGTGCAGAAGGCTACTTTAAAGAAATTTATCCTGATATGGATGAGAAAAAATCAAATGTGGGCATTGCCGCGCTAATGAATGACCAGCAGTTCAACCTGGTGCCAGAAGGCCTGGCAAGGCTGGATCGCCGCGACAAATATGACAGCGATCCAGAGCACATTTCTTTGAAAGATAAGCGGGGCAAACGGGATGAATTAAAGGAAAAGAAATTCAATGCCCAGCAGACAAAGCAGAGCCCTGCAGCAGAAGCGGGCTCACAAGCTGCGGCTGCCAAGGAATAG
- a CDS encoding YozE family protein, whose protein sequence is MSKTFYHFLMKYRHPAPKDNISRFANNAYEDHSFPKTSYDYEEISSYLELNGSYMESMSVFDEAWQLYVLIES, encoded by the coding sequence ATGTCAAAAACTTTCTATCACTTTTTAATGAAATACAGGCATCCAGCACCAAAAGACAACATCAGCCGTTTTGCCAATAACGCATATGAAGACCACAGCTTTCCAAAAACGTCATATGATTACGAAGAAATTAGTTCCTATCTGGAGTTGAACGGTTCATACATGGAAAGCATGTCTGTATTTGATGAAGCCTGGCAATTGTATGTCCTTATTGAAAGCTGA
- a CDS encoding YokU family protein, which translates to MGSKCAWCESQNINESSETVYWELPDGTRAIQINETPSIACRDCDMVYQSDELVKTIEDQLFLIDVKKIGKEINYEKLMEQPRLLKRNYFDFSSYDK; encoded by the coding sequence ATGGGAAGTAAATGTGCATGGTGTGAAAGCCAAAATATTAATGAAAGCAGCGAAACAGTTTATTGGGAGCTTCCTGATGGAACAAGGGCCATCCAAATAAATGAGACACCTTCCATTGCCTGCAGGGATTGTGATATGGTTTACCAGTCAGATGAGCTTGTTAAGACGATTGAGGACCAGCTATTTTTAATTGATGTGAAGAAGATCGGAAAAGAAATAAATTACGAAAAATTGATGGAGCAGCCAAGGCTGCTGAAAAGAAACTATTTTGATTTTTCTTCCTATGATAAGTAA
- a CDS encoding YozD family protein, producing MKEIEVVIDTEEIAEFFFHELAKRGYVPTEGELDELADITFEYLLQKCIIDEEVEDD from the coding sequence GTGAAGGAAATAGAAGTCGTAATAGATACAGAAGAAATTGCTGAGTTTTTCTTTCATGAGCTGGCAAAAAGGGGATATGTGCCTACTGAAGGAGAATTGGATGAACTTGCAGATATCACGTTTGAATACCTGCTGCAAAAGTGCATCATTGACGAAGAAGTTGAAGATGACTGA